A window of the Teredinibacter franksiae genome harbors these coding sequences:
- a CDS encoding sigma-70 family RNA polymerase sigma factor, whose protein sequence is MLLKSEKPVNPVEPLLELDDAALVAQAVVELPYVTCAYERLIKRYYPLIYRTCLGVLRSPEEAEEISQVVLLKVFNGLPKFEGRSTFKTWLITIVKNACFSRHQKLKLERERFFDLTDEKGDECNDQSDTSPESLWQDSFGSMVKSLSEEEQQILTLRFVSELSLVEIAVVMKIGLSATKMRFYRALEKLKEQV, encoded by the coding sequence ATGCTATTGAAATCGGAAAAGCCTGTGAACCCAGTCGAGCCATTGCTTGAACTTGATGACGCCGCACTCGTTGCGCAAGCGGTTGTCGAGTTGCCTTATGTGACATGCGCCTATGAGAGATTAATTAAGCGGTATTACCCGCTGATTTATCGTACCTGTTTGGGTGTTTTACGCAGCCCTGAAGAAGCCGAAGAGATTAGCCAGGTAGTATTGCTTAAAGTATTTAACGGGCTGCCGAAGTTCGAGGGTCGCTCGACGTTTAAAACATGGCTAATAACTATTGTGAAGAATGCCTGTTTTAGCCGTCATCAAAAACTTAAGCTAGAGCGAGAGCGCTTTTTCGATTTGACCGACGAAAAAGGCGATGAGTGCAACGATCAAAGCGATACATCGCCGGAGTCGCTGTGGCAGGATAGCTTCGGAAGCATGGTAAAAAGTTTGAGTGAAGAGGAGCAGCAAATTCTTACGCTACGTTTTGTGAGTGAGCTGTCTTTGGTTGAAATAGCCGTGGTGATGAAAATAGGCCTAAGCGCAACAAAAATGCGTTTTTATCGTGCTTTGGAGAAGCTGAAAGAGCAGGTTTAA
- a CDS encoding FMN-binding glutamate synthase family protein: MTVFTTYQLIVEILVYSFVLVAGLCVLSIIWMYIGDKLQTKQAIRHNFPVIGRLRYTFEHWGTFFRPYFFAQDREEMPFNRAQRTWVYRAAKNLDSTTAFGSSRNLSSPGTIFFANGLYPVLDSEPSQHTTVTVGSETQHPYHCEHFFHISAMSYGAISSPAVKALSRGAKIAGSWLNTGEGGLSPYHLESGCDLIFQIGTGKFGVRDENGNLCEKKLAEIAAHPTVKMFEIKLSQGAKPGKGGILPAAKVTEEISLIRGIPQGHASISPNRFSEIEGHEDLLNLIDRVRNITGKPVGIKLCVGNPAEIESLCEAITKRGPQSAPNFMTIDSGDGGTGAAPMSLIDNVGMLVYESLPLVADILTRHGLRENVKLIASGKLINPVDVAWALCAGADFVNSARGFMFSLGCIQAMQCNKNTCPTGIATHNKRLQAGLNPIDKSQRVAQYAQNMEKEVETIAHSCGVKHPRLLNRHHARVITSNGRSKPYA, translated from the coding sequence ATGACCGTTTTCACTACCTACCAGCTTATCGTAGAAATATTAGTTTATAGCTTTGTTTTAGTCGCAGGCCTGTGTGTACTCAGCATCATATGGATGTACATTGGCGACAAACTGCAAACCAAACAAGCCATACGCCATAACTTCCCCGTTATAGGTCGGTTACGCTACACGTTCGAACACTGGGGAACATTTTTCAGACCGTATTTTTTTGCCCAAGACAGAGAAGAAATGCCCTTTAATCGGGCGCAGCGTACCTGGGTCTACCGCGCGGCAAAAAACTTAGATAGCACCACGGCTTTTGGTTCAAGCCGCAATTTAAGCTCTCCAGGTACAATATTTTTTGCCAACGGCCTCTACCCGGTATTAGACAGCGAGCCAAGTCAACACACAACGGTAACCGTAGGTTCTGAAACCCAGCACCCCTATCACTGCGAACATTTCTTTCACATTTCGGCAATGAGTTACGGTGCTATATCCTCACCAGCGGTGAAAGCCCTATCGCGGGGCGCCAAAATAGCCGGCTCTTGGTTAAATACAGGCGAAGGTGGGCTTTCCCCCTATCACCTCGAAAGCGGCTGCGATTTAATTTTTCAAATTGGTACCGGTAAGTTCGGTGTTAGAGATGAGAACGGAAATCTTTGCGAAAAAAAATTGGCCGAAATTGCGGCTCACCCAACAGTAAAAATGTTTGAGATAAAACTTAGCCAAGGAGCAAAACCCGGAAAAGGCGGCATACTACCGGCAGCCAAAGTCACCGAAGAAATTTCACTTATTCGAGGCATACCCCAAGGCCACGCCTCCATTAGTCCAAATCGATTTTCCGAAATTGAAGGCCACGAAGACTTACTAAATTTGATTGACCGGGTACGAAACATTACAGGAAAGCCCGTAGGCATTAAATTATGCGTTGGTAACCCCGCCGAAATTGAATCACTCTGTGAGGCGATCACAAAAAGAGGCCCACAAAGTGCGCCAAATTTCATGACCATAGACAGCGGTGATGGTGGTACAGGGGCCGCCCCCATGAGCTTAATTGATAATGTGGGTATGTTGGTATACGAAAGCCTACCATTGGTTGCTGATATTTTAACCCGGCATGGTCTACGCGAAAACGTAAAACTTATCGCCAGCGGCAAACTAATTAACCCAGTAGATGTCGCCTGGGCGTTATGCGCCGGCGCAGACTTTGTAAACAGCGCGCGCGGCTTTATGTTTTCGCTAGGCTGTATTCAAGCCATGCAGTGTAATAAAAACACCTGCCCAACCGGCATAGCCACGCACAACAAACGCTTACAGGCTGGCCTTAACCCCATCGACAAATCTCAGCGTGTTGCACAGTATGCACAAAACATGGAGAAAGAAGTGGAAACTATCGCACACTCCTGCGGTGTTAAGCATCCACGGCTGCTCAACCGTCATCATGCCCGTGTCATTACCAGTAATGGAAGGTCTAAACCTTACGCGTAA
- a CDS encoding cation:proton antiporter — MSVLLFVALSGYLLASMLKQPSVVGQILAGILIGPSLIGLITYTEFVQSLGHLGAAILLFTIGLEFKVKDLLQLRYAVIGLFGVLIPWLSGFGLALLFDFEPGRASLIGVALSATSIAITADVLRELGKLDSAAARAIIGAAVIDDVLALLALSISIQAGSGETSLPDIGLMLVKAVVFLSAGIFLSQRYLRHWISKLDNTLFAQRYKEAVFVLAMMLAFAYAIAAELMGLSAIVGAFIAGVSLEGVHLKHSRNFHEGADYLRIVFGAIFFVSLGILVDMSMFTSDMIVFLFALTTVAILSKVIGCGIPARLMGMNNRDSIAVGVGMAPRGEIAMVVALLALNSGAIEQAAYIAMVLMSLLTAIFAPLVLRNWVFNKRPSH, encoded by the coding sequence ATGAGCGTGCTTTTATTTGTAGCGCTCAGTGGGTACTTACTAGCATCCATGCTCAAGCAACCCTCGGTAGTAGGGCAAATTTTAGCGGGTATCCTCATCGGGCCAAGTTTAATAGGCTTAATAACCTATACCGAATTTGTTCAAAGCCTTGGCCATTTAGGCGCAGCCATATTATTGTTCACCATTGGCCTAGAATTTAAAGTAAAAGACCTGTTACAACTGCGCTACGCGGTTATTGGTTTATTTGGTGTGTTAATCCCTTGGCTAAGCGGGTTTGGTTTAGCCTTACTATTCGATTTTGAGCCGGGGCGCGCGTCACTCATCGGTGTTGCGCTCTCGGCTACGAGTATCGCCATTACAGCCGACGTTTTGCGCGAGCTAGGCAAGCTCGACAGCGCAGCGGCACGTGCTATTATCGGTGCCGCCGTTATCGATGATGTTCTGGCATTATTGGCTCTATCCATTAGTATTCAGGCGGGTAGTGGCGAAACATCCCTACCCGACATCGGCCTTATGCTGGTAAAGGCTGTAGTATTTTTATCGGCCGGGATTTTCCTGAGCCAGCGCTATCTGCGTCATTGGATCAGCAAGTTGGATAACACGCTTTTCGCCCAACGTTATAAAGAAGCCGTTTTTGTACTCGCCATGATGCTCGCGTTTGCCTATGCCATTGCCGCAGAGCTGATGGGCTTATCCGCTATTGTGGGTGCATTTATTGCCGGTGTTAGCCTTGAAGGTGTACACCTTAAGCACAGCCGAAATTTCCATGAGGGTGCCGATTATCTTAGAATTGTTTTCGGGGCAATATTTTTTGTATCACTGGGCATTCTCGTCGATATGTCGATGTTTACCTCCGATATGATTGTATTCCTATTCGCGTTAACAACCGTGGCTATCCTCAGTAAAGTGATTGGCTGTGGTATACCAGCGCGACTCATGGGAATGAACAATAGAGATTCAATCGCGGTCGGTGTCGGTATGGCGCCGCGCGGTGAAATCGCAATGGTTGTGGCGTTATTGGCCCTAAATTCGGGCGCTATAGAACAAGCAGCATATATCGCCATGGTGTTAATGAGCCTGTTAACCGCGATATTCGCACCACTCGTGTTACGTAACTGGGTTTTCAACAAGCGACCTAGTCATTAA
- a CDS encoding DUF21 domain-containing protein, whose amino-acid sequence MPSWFDHPPQDLWTWLGIIFCLTQSAMFSGLNLAFFSLNRLQLEVKASDGNKAAATVLQMRQDSNFLLTTILWGNVGINVILTLLSDSVMAGISAFAFSAVFITVFGEITPQAYFSRHALKTASFLAPALRFYQILLFPVAKPCALILDLWLGKEGITYMRERDLRQVIKKHMEAEEAEVDAIEGIGALNFLQIDDIPVSKEGEVVDPESVIQLPTRLDLPILPEFGSSPDDPFLQKIQQSGHKWIVIVNEQQQPLLVLDADGFLRTALFSQAADFQPYDYCHRPILVTDPELPLGDVLGLFKKTRDALCDNVIDNDILLLWGSQRRIITGADILGRLLKGIHAAT is encoded by the coding sequence ATGCCATCTTGGTTTGACCACCCACCGCAAGATCTTTGGACTTGGCTGGGCATTATTTTTTGTTTAACCCAGTCAGCGATGTTCTCTGGCTTGAACCTGGCCTTTTTTAGTTTAAATCGCCTGCAGCTTGAAGTAAAAGCCAGTGATGGTAACAAAGCCGCGGCCACTGTGCTTCAAATGCGCCAAGATTCGAATTTTTTGTTAACCACTATTTTATGGGGCAACGTAGGCATTAACGTTATATTAACCCTGCTATCCGACTCGGTAATGGCAGGCATCAGTGCATTTGCATTTTCCGCCGTATTTATTACGGTATTCGGCGAAATAACGCCACAAGCTTACTTTTCTCGTCACGCACTAAAAACCGCCTCTTTTCTAGCGCCTGCATTACGCTTCTATCAGATACTACTTTTTCCGGTCGCCAAACCCTGCGCATTGATTCTAGATTTATGGCTAGGTAAAGAAGGTATTACTTATATGCGCGAACGCGATTTACGCCAAGTGATAAAAAAGCATATGGAAGCCGAAGAAGCCGAAGTCGATGCAATTGAAGGTATAGGGGCACTCAATTTTCTTCAAATCGATGACATTCCGGTAAGTAAAGAAGGAGAAGTGGTCGACCCCGAAAGCGTTATTCAATTACCCACACGTTTGGATTTGCCGATATTACCAGAATTTGGTTCATCGCCCGACGACCCCTTCCTGCAAAAGATACAGCAGTCGGGCCACAAATGGATTGTTATTGTCAATGAACAACAACAGCCACTTTTGGTCTTGGACGCCGACGGTTTTTTACGCACTGCATTATTTAGTCAAGCAGCCGACTTCCAACCCTATGACTATTGCCACCGCCCCATATTAGTAACAGACCCAGAGCTACCCTTGGGCGATGTGCTTGGGCTATTCAAGAAAACACGCGATGCATTGTGCGATAACGTTATCGACAACGACATTTTATTGTTGTGGGGAAGCCAACGCCGCATCATTACCGGTGCAGATATTCTCGGCCGACTACTAAAAGGCATTCACGCAGCGACTTAA
- a CDS encoding succinylglutamate desuccinylase/aspartoacylase family protein, whose protein sequence is MSAKNQPITINGITVNPGEQQVIDLPVAKLYTHANVSIPLQVICSKKPGPRLFISAAIHGDELNGVEIVRRLVKTSALKRLSGTLIVIPIVNVFGIIQHSRYLPDRRDLNRSFPGSKRGSLAARLAHIFLHEVVRQCDFGIDLHTGAIHRSNLPQIRANLDDPETKELSEAFSVPVLLNSNLRDGSLRQVADEHGVKVLLYEAGEALRFDELSIRAGVRGILSVMRSLKMLPQTKAQKKRSEPFIARSSNWERAPESGILRSIAPLGARVNKGDLLGVIADPSDLFDPTEYEVKAQCSGLVIGKSNIPLVNEGDALFHIARFEDIKEAAASVEAFQNTAENTPNPVFDDQTLI, encoded by the coding sequence GTGAGCGCAAAAAACCAACCTATCACCATCAACGGAATAACCGTCAATCCCGGAGAACAACAGGTAATAGACTTACCTGTTGCAAAACTCTATACCCATGCAAACGTTAGCATTCCACTGCAAGTAATATGCAGCAAAAAGCCGGGGCCAAGGTTATTTATTAGCGCAGCTATTCATGGCGATGAACTCAATGGGGTTGAAATTGTTCGGCGGCTGGTGAAAACCAGCGCGCTAAAGCGACTCTCAGGCACATTAATTGTGATTCCCATCGTTAACGTTTTTGGCATTATCCAACACTCCCGGTATTTGCCCGACCGTCGCGACCTAAATCGCTCTTTCCCTGGGTCAAAACGGGGCTCTCTGGCGGCCCGCCTTGCACATATCTTTTTACACGAAGTTGTTCGCCAATGTGATTTTGGAATAGATTTACATACCGGGGCTATACATCGGTCCAATTTGCCGCAAATTCGCGCTAATCTGGACGACCCCGAAACGAAGGAGCTTTCCGAAGCTTTTTCAGTGCCCGTGCTGCTTAATTCAAACCTCCGCGATGGATCGCTACGTCAAGTTGCGGACGAACACGGCGTGAAAGTACTGTTATATGAAGCAGGGGAAGCCTTACGATTTGACGAGCTGTCCATTCGCGCGGGCGTACGCGGCATTTTGTCGGTAATGCGTTCACTGAAGATGCTCCCCCAAACAAAGGCACAGAAGAAGCGTTCCGAACCTTTTATTGCAAGGTCCAGTAACTGGGAAAGAGCGCCAGAGAGCGGCATATTACGTTCAATTGCACCACTGGGCGCCCGTGTAAATAAAGGCGACCTGTTGGGTGTAATAGCCGACCCATCGGACCTTTTCGATCCAACGGAATACGAAGTAAAGGCGCAATGTTCCGGGCTAGTGATTGGTAAAAGCAATATCCCGTTGGTCAACGAAGGCGACGCCCTCTTTCACATTGCACGCTTTGAGGATATTAAAGAAGCTGCGGCTTCCGTTGAAGCATTCCAAAACACCGCAGAAAACACGCCCAACCCCGTGTTCGACGATCAGACCTTAATATAG
- the rimK gene encoding 30S ribosomal protein S6--L-glutamate ligase, which translates to MKIAILSRNPKLYSTRRLVEAAEARGHEARVINHVRCFMDMGTENPSMHYKDEEFLPGDFDAVIPRIGSSVTFYGTSVVRQFEIMGTYCVNESVAISRSRDKLRSIQLLSRKGVGIPVTAFANSPDDVGGLIREVGGAPLVIKLLEGTQGIGVVLAETKKAAESVIQAFMGVNSNILIQEFIKEAGGSDIRCFVVGGKVIAAMQRTAPEGEFRSNLHRGGSAELVKLSPAERAAAVKAATIMGLNVCGVDLLRSSRGPLIMEVNSSPGLNGIEEATKKDVAGMIIEFIEKNAKPHKTRTRGKG; encoded by the coding sequence GTGAAAATAGCCATACTGTCTAGAAACCCAAAACTTTACTCCACCAGACGCCTTGTAGAGGCGGCCGAAGCACGCGGTCACGAGGCACGCGTTATCAACCATGTGCGCTGCTTTATGGATATGGGCACCGAAAACCCCTCTATGCACTATAAAGACGAGGAATTTTTACCCGGCGATTTCGATGCTGTGATTCCGCGTATTGGTTCATCAGTAACCTTTTACGGTACCTCTGTAGTGCGCCAATTCGAAATAATGGGCACCTATTGCGTCAATGAGTCGGTTGCTATATCGCGCTCACGCGATAAGTTACGCTCTATTCAATTGCTTTCGCGTAAAGGTGTCGGTATTCCCGTTACCGCGTTCGCTAATTCGCCAGACGATGTCGGTGGGCTCATTCGCGAGGTTGGCGGTGCACCCTTGGTCATAAAACTGCTAGAAGGCACACAAGGTATAGGCGTTGTATTAGCCGAAACAAAAAAAGCCGCAGAAAGTGTTATACAGGCTTTTATGGGCGTTAATAGCAACATTCTGATTCAAGAATTTATCAAGGAAGCAGGCGGTAGCGACATTCGCTGTTTCGTCGTGGGCGGAAAGGTTATCGCCGCCATGCAAAGAACCGCACCTGAAGGCGAGTTTCGCTCTAACCTGCACCGGGGTGGTTCAGCTGAGCTGGTTAAATTATCCCCTGCAGAGCGTGCCGCTGCCGTGAAAGCCGCAACGATTATGGGGCTCAATGTTTGTGGAGTGGACCTACTTCGCTCTAGCCGCGGCCCACTGATTATGGAAGTTAACTCATCGCCCGGATTAAACGGCATTGAAGAAGCCACCAAGAAAGACGTAGCCGGCATGATTATCGAATTTATCGAGAAAAACGCCAAGCCCCATAAAACCCGCACCCGAGGCAAGGGATAA
- a CDS encoding ATP-dependent zinc protease family protein — protein MSSNNTLATLGWREWIALPDLGINNIKAKVDTGARTSALHAYFVEPYHKGEEHRVRFGIHPHQGDNDTETLCDARVIEERKITDSGGHVEFRFVIETTVVIGTIRRNIEMTLTNRDTMKFRMLLGRTALNGVFCVDPESSYLLGHSPV, from the coding sequence ATGAGTAGCAATAACACACTAGCCACTCTGGGCTGGCGAGAGTGGATCGCCTTACCAGACTTAGGTATTAATAACATAAAGGCAAAGGTCGATACAGGCGCACGAACCTCGGCCCTGCACGCCTATTTTGTAGAGCCCTACCATAAAGGCGAGGAGCATCGAGTCAGGTTTGGCATACACCCCCACCAGGGAGACAACGACACCGAAACCCTTTGCGACGCCCGCGTTATAGAAGAGCGTAAAATCACCGACTCCGGCGGTCACGTAGAGTTTCGCTTCGTTATCGAAACCACCGTGGTGATCGGCACAATACGCCGTAATATTGAAATGACACTGACTAACCGAGACACCATGAAGTTCCGCATGCTGCTTGGCCGCACAGCCTTGAATGGCGTATTTTGTGTCGATCCTGAAAGTTCTTACCTGCTAGGTCACTCTCCCGTGTGA
- the miaA gene encoding tRNA (adenosine(37)-N6)-dimethylallyltransferase MiaA: MDLNVNLIVVLGATASGKTSLGVKIAQQLGGEIISADSRQVYRGMDIGSGKDLHEYGDTQHHLIDIVDPGYEFNVYEFQKRFYDAFTTVKQRSHLPLLVGGTGMYLDSVLNKYRFTEAPINPQLREELSAQPQHALEIRLKHLQPTLHNTTDLLDRERLIRAIEIAEATRAEEANDVNIPELNPLIFGIKWERAELRKRITQRLKERLEQGLIEEVEQLQKQGVSWDTLYFYGLEYRFVAAYLKGELNRNDMVQKLNSAIHTFAKQQEKWFRRMERKGTRIIWLNGGPTVFQQAFCSLSRDH; encoded by the coding sequence TTGGATTTAAATGTCAACCTGATAGTCGTTCTTGGCGCTACCGCGTCAGGCAAAACATCACTGGGCGTTAAAATAGCCCAGCAATTAGGAGGAGAAATCATTTCAGCCGATTCCCGACAGGTATATCGCGGTATGGATATCGGCAGCGGGAAAGACCTGCACGAATATGGCGATACCCAGCACCACCTCATTGACATTGTCGACCCCGGCTATGAATTTAACGTATATGAATTTCAGAAGCGCTTTTACGATGCATTTACCACTGTAAAGCAAAGGAGTCACCTACCGCTATTAGTAGGTGGCACCGGCATGTATCTAGATTCTGTTTTGAATAAATACCGTTTTACTGAAGCCCCCATCAACCCACAACTAAGAGAAGAGCTTAGCGCACAACCCCAACATGCATTAGAAATCAGGCTAAAGCATTTGCAACCTACACTGCACAACACCACCGACCTGTTAGATCGTGAGCGACTTATAAGAGCCATTGAAATAGCCGAGGCAACGCGGGCAGAGGAAGCCAACGATGTAAACATACCGGAACTAAACCCCCTAATATTCGGCATAAAATGGGAAAGGGCGGAACTGAGAAAACGCATTACCCAACGCCTAAAAGAGCGCTTAGAACAAGGCCTAATAGAAGAAGTGGAACAGCTTCAAAAGCAAGGTGTTAGCTGGGACACCCTATATTTTTACGGCTTAGAATATCGCTTCGTTGCCGCCTATTTAAAAGGCGAACTAAACCGCAACGACATGGTTCAGAAGCTAAATTCAGCTATTCATACTTTTGCTAAACAACAAGAAAAATGGTTCCGCCGTATGGAACGAAAAGGCACCCGCATTATTTGGTTAAATGGCGGCCCCACTGTATTCCAGCAGGCTTTTTGCAGTCTATCACGCGACCATTAA
- a CDS encoding ATP-binding cassette domain-containing protein, whose protein sequence is MIASFKEVSKHYSSGDGVEALSFSVERGQIIGLLGLNGAGKTTTMKLMAGMLHPQSGTIDVMGKTPREGRHNVAFLGDRQSFPSWMAPKDMHKFMATFYADFQPDKFYQLMKDLDVPAKALEQMSRGQRQKLKIVATMARKAALYLLDEPLSGIDLVARTGILKTLIEYWDEDSCVILSTHEIKDTDPFLDRAIFIGNDGCIKADETTESMREQGLGVADRFLQVLGGQAE, encoded by the coding sequence ATGATCGCTAGCTTTAAAGAGGTCTCAAAGCATTACAGCAGCGGAGATGGCGTGGAAGCACTGAGCTTTTCGGTAGAGAGAGGCCAAATCATCGGCCTGCTCGGCCTTAATGGCGCAGGTAAAACCACCACCATGAAACTCATGGCCGGTATGTTACATCCGCAGTCGGGAACCATCGATGTAATGGGCAAGACACCCAGAGAGGGGCGTCACAATGTGGCGTTTCTAGGCGACAGGCAGAGCTTCCCCTCATGGATGGCGCCTAAAGACATGCATAAATTTATGGCCACTTTTTACGCGGATTTTCAGCCAGACAAATTTTATCAGTTGATGAAAGATTTGGATGTACCCGCAAAGGCCCTCGAACAAATGTCACGAGGCCAGCGACAAAAATTGAAAATAGTCGCGACTATGGCCAGAAAGGCGGCGCTCTACCTTTTGGATGAACCCCTCTCCGGTATTGATCTTGTTGCACGTACAGGCATATTAAAAACCCTAATCGAATACTGGGATGAAGACTCCTGCGTAATATTGTCTACACACGAAATCAAAGATACCGATCCATTTTTGGATCGTGCGATTTTCATTGGCAACGATGGTTGCATTAAGGCCGATGAAACGACAGAAAGTATGCGGGAGCAGGGCTTGGGGGTTGCCGACCGCTTTTTACAGGTTTTAGGAGGGCAAGCCGAATGA
- a CDS encoding GntR family transcriptional regulator gives MMQFDSRKGALYQQLADYLVFKVVQGRLSAGDKLPSARELAVEAGLNPNTVIQAFQELERRGISETRRGKGTFVREEVNTTALRHERLTKVTQDYLNEIRSLGLAPEDGLEVLKENIQHDR, from the coding sequence ATGATGCAGTTTGATTCCAGAAAGGGCGCTCTTTACCAGCAGCTGGCCGACTACCTAGTCTTCAAGGTGGTTCAGGGTCGGCTTTCGGCCGGAGATAAACTGCCTTCGGCCCGGGAGTTAGCAGTGGAGGCAGGCTTGAATCCCAATACCGTTATCCAAGCATTTCAAGAGCTGGAACGACGCGGTATTTCAGAAACCCGGCGAGGTAAGGGTACTTTCGTCCGGGAAGAGGTTAACACCACAGCGCTTCGCCACGAACGGCTCACTAAGGTCACACAAGATTACCTAAATGAAATCAGGTCATTAGGATTGGCCCCTGAAGACGGCCTAGAAGTATTAAAGGAGAATATTCAACATGATCGCTAG
- a CDS encoding pectate lyase, protein MFSSKSFHLALAGIGISLMANYGHALSCSTSTDKWDSGYVANVTVTNDSGSAINSWDVTLKFGSSPNVTGSWNADISTSGNSVNASNISWNGNLSPGQSTTFGVQGTHSGNFSAPSCSGSGSGDGSSSSSSSSNSSSSNSSSSSSSSSSSSSSNNGGQKITIQENGNGFCGVDGSIDSNNSGYTGSGFANTDNANGKGVNWSVKGDSGSYTIRWRYANGSSTNRSGVLSSNGSNKSTRDFNDTGSWSSWSTTSITVNLGSGQKNLRLQANQGAGLGNIDYVEITGPNVSTASCSNNSSSSSNSSSSSSSSSSSSSSTGNGNYGSTCRGGSTTTVTSTIRVENGGTFDGGCKTYNGGGDLGDGSQDEGQDPIFRVGPGKIRNVYIGSNGADGIHSRNGGDVENIYWSDVGEDAMTIKDPTNGATVSANKLTAFKGSDKFLQANDDATWTINSCRVDNMGKFVRQNGGKTFPFHIEVTNCDISNMKEGIFRSDGPNSTARITNSRLKNAGDICIGKWKSCTSSGITNY, encoded by the coding sequence ATGTTTTCATCCAAATCTTTCCATCTAGCTCTCGCAGGAATAGGGATCAGTTTAATGGCGAATTACGGCCATGCCCTCTCCTGTTCAACCTCCACCGATAAGTGGGATAGTGGTTACGTAGCAAATGTTACGGTAACCAACGACTCAGGCTCAGCCATCAACAGCTGGGATGTAACTCTCAAGTTCGGATCAAGCCCAAATGTAACAGGTTCTTGGAATGCCGATATAAGCACTTCGGGTAACTCCGTTAATGCCTCGAATATTTCGTGGAATGGTAACCTTTCTCCGGGTCAAAGCACCACTTTCGGCGTACAGGGCACTCACAGTGGCAATTTTTCTGCGCCCAGCTGTTCAGGTAGTGGTTCCGGCGACGGCTCGTCTTCGAGTTCAAGTAGTAGCAATAGCTCAAGCTCGAATTCCAGCAGCTCCTCAAGTAGCTCCTCAAGTAGCTCCTCAAGTAATAACGGTGGCCAGAAAATAACCATCCAAGAAAACGGAAATGGCTTCTGCGGTGTTGATGGTTCCATCGACAGCAATAACTCCGGCTATACGGGCAGTGGTTTTGCTAATACAGACAACGCCAATGGTAAGGGGGTGAACTGGTCGGTCAAAGGAGATTCTGGTTCATACACAATTAGATGGCGCTACGCGAACGGCTCATCTACAAACCGTTCAGGCGTATTGAGTTCAAACGGCTCCAATAAATCAACAAGAGATTTCAATGACACTGGCTCGTGGTCAAGCTGGTCGACTACGTCCATTACTGTCAACCTCGGCTCTGGCCAGAAAAACCTGCGTCTTCAGGCCAATCAGGGAGCCGGTTTGGGTAATATCGACTATGTCGAAATAACCGGCCCGAATGTATCAACCGCTTCCTGTAGCAATAACAGCTCCTCAAGCTCCAACTCTTCAAGCAGTAGTTCTAGCTCTTCAAGTTCCTCAAGTTCTACCGGTAACGGCAACTATGGTTCCACTTGTCGCGGTGGTAGCACAACCACGGTTACCTCTACTATTCGTGTAGAAAATGGTGGAACATTTGACGGTGGCTGTAAAACCTATAACGGTGGTGGCGATTTAGGTGACGGCAGCCAAGACGAAGGTCAGGACCCTATCTTCCGTGTTGGCCCAGGTAAAATACGCAACGTTTATATCGGTAGTAACGGCGCCGACGGCATTCATAGCCGCAATGGTGGCGATGTCGAAAATATCTATTGGTCTGACGTAGGTGAAGATGCAATGACCATTAAAGACCCTACAAACGGCGCTACTGTATCGGCAAATAAATTAACTGCATTTAAAGGTTCAGATAAATTTTTACAAGCCAATGACGATGCCACCTGGACAATCAACAGCTGTAGAGTTGATAACATGGGTAAATTCGTTCGCCAGAACGGCGGCAAAACCTTCCCCTTCCATATTGAAGTTACCAACTGTGATATCTCCAATATGAAAGAAGGCATTTTCCGCTCCGACGGCCCCAACAGTACGGCGCGCATTACTAACAGCCGATTGAAGAACGCCGGTGATATCTGTATTGGTAAGTGGAAAAGCTGTACCTCTTCTGGGATAACCAATTACTAA